A section of the Humulus lupulus chromosome 2, drHumLupu1.1, whole genome shotgun sequence genome encodes:
- the LOC133819300 gene encoding pentatricopeptide repeat-containing protein At5g18950 has protein sequence MLRIRCGVLSSLRQNPNTQFRNLAIEAKDPDFTQVAMEVSKITRMRPRWEQTILYDYPSFDFSDPRFFHELLKYQNNAFLSLRFFTWVSSNLGFSPDSISCKALFDSLVEAKACNAMKTFLKLTGFTPEPASLGCYFRCLCENGLVEEAMDVFAKLKSDRVCFSIETWNLALMCCLKIKRTDLFWQLYQEMIECGVSGDVKTVEYLIQAFCDENHVFKAYELVRQVLEDGVAPKNASFNKLLSGFSKEKNYERVSELLHVMIATNRNPDVYTYQEVINGLCKNRKVLEGFRVFNDLKNRGYVPDRVMYTTVIHGLCTGGWIGEARKLWFEMIRKGYLPNEYTYNSMIHGFCRVGEFGKGRELYKEMCDKGYGDNVVSYNIMIVLLCSEGSASEADQMFEKMAEKGIVPDLNTYNCLIQGFCKEGKIEESIELLNQLVSRDFQPSSSSYTPLIKKLCQVGDMKAAKMFLDEMIKAGLEPRIDTLDAFVIGYCDVGDVNEGMEWLVEMLRNKLTPRKQTFLRLIGSFTRRDRLNDSLVVVDYMLRTGYKLQKDMLRFLVHKLCQGNSHFVETYLEEILERS, from the coding sequence ATGTTGAGGATTCGATGTGGGGTTTTAAGCTCTCTCCGCCAAAACCCCAATACCCAGTTCAGAAACCTCGCCATAGAAGCCAAAGACCCGGACTTTACCCAAGTTGCCATGGAAGTTTCTAAGATTACTCGAATGAGACCCAGGTGGGAGCAGACTATTCTCTACGACTACCCTTCTTTTGATTTCTCTGACCCTAGGTTCTTCCACGAGCTTTTGAAGTACCAAAACAACGCGTTTCTTTCGCTTCGTTTTTTCACATGGGTAAGCTCTAATCTTGGGTTTTCACCTGATTCAATTTCTTGTAAGGCGCTTTTCGATTCATTGGTAGAAGCTAAGGCGTGTAACGCTATGAAAACTTTTCTTAAGCTCACTGGTTTCACTCCCGAACCGGCTTCATTGGGATGTTATTTTCGGTGTCTTTGTGAAAATGGGTTGGTTGAGGAAGCCATGGACGTTTTTGCTAAGCTGAAAAGTGATAGAGTGTGTTTCTCGATCGAGACTTGGAATTTGGCTTTGATGTGCTGTCTTAAAATTAAGAGGACTGATCTTTTTTGGCAATTGTACCAAGAAATGATTGAGTGTGGTGTTAGTGGGGATGTCAAGACTGTTGAGTATCTTATTCAAGCTTTCTGTGATGAGAATCATGTTTTCAAGGCTTATGAACTCGTTAGGCAGGTTTTGGAAGATGGTGTGGCTCCTAAAAATGCTTCCTTTAACAAGTTATTATCTGGGTTCAGCAAAGAGAAGAACTATGAAAGAGTTTCTGAGCTTCTTCATGTGATGATTGCAACAAATCGTAACCCAGATGTTTATACATATCAAGAAGTGATCAATGGACTTTGCAAGAATCGAAAAGTTCTTGAGGGGTTTCGAGTTTTTAATGACCTCAAGAATAGAGGGTATGTTCCAGATAGGGTAATGTATACAACAGTGATTCATGGTCTTTGCACTGGGGGTTGGATTGGAGAAGCTAGGAAGCTTTGGTTCGAGATGATTCGAAAGGGTTATCTTCCAAATGAATACACTTATAACTCAATGATTCATGGTTTCTGTAGGGTTGGTGAATTTGGGAAAGGCAGAGAGTTGTACAAGGAGATGTGTGATAAAGGTTATGGCGATAATGTGGTAAGTTACAACATAATGATTGTATTGCTTTGCTCAGAAGGAAGTGCAAGTGAAGCTGATCAAATGTTTGAAAAAATGGCCGAGAAGGGTATTGTTCCTGATTTGAATACTTATAATTGTCTAATTCAAGGCTTTTGTAAGGAGGGGAAGATAGAGGAGAGCATCGAGCTACTAAATCAGCTCGTGTCTCGTGATTTTCAACCATCATCTTCCTCTTATACTCCTTTGATAAAAAAGCTTTGTCAGGTGGGAGACATGAAAGCAGCAAAGATGTTTTTGGATGAGATGATCAAGGCGGGTTTGGAGCCGAGGATCGACACTCTAGATGCTTTTGTTATAGGATATTGTGATGTAGGAGATGTTAATGAGGGTATGGAGTGGTTGGTAGAGATGTTGAGGAATAAGCTCACACCAAGGAAGCAAACGTTTTTGAGACTGATAGGAAGTTTCACTCGAAGAGATAGGTTAAATGATTCTTTAGTTGTTGTAGATTATATGTTGAGGACGGGTTATAAACTTCAAAAAGACATGTTGAGATTTCTGGTTCATAAACTTTGCCAAGGGAATTCTCATTTTGTTGAAACATACTTAGAGGAGATCTTAGAGAGAAGTTGA